A genomic stretch from Natronincola ferrireducens includes:
- the lpdA gene encoding dihydrolipoyl dehydrogenase, with translation MKVAVIGGGPGGYVAAIKAAMLGADVTLIEKKRVGGTCLNVGCIPTKSLLASSDTLGVVRDAKSYGINIDGNIEPDMQAMMKRKDKIVEQLVKGIEFLFDKKGINLINGFGKLIDKNKIEVTKEDGSKEEVEADKIILATGSVPIVPPIFPYDGKKIITSDEALFLEEVPQSMIIVGGGVIGCEFGQFFSKMGTTVTIVEMAEQLLPHEDKDVAKQLERSFKKDKIKMLTGQKINKCEVQDNKVVAYLEGDKTVEADVMLVSVGRKPYLENLGLEDIGVNTEKGKVVVNKKMETNIEGIYAIGDIVDTPFLAHVASKEGLIAAENALGGDKTVSYRAVPRCIYTGPEVAAVGITEKEAEAKGMIYHVGKFDFRGLGKAQAIGHFQGFVKILVDDEDIIIGAAIVGPHATDLLAELSLAVELQLTAEKVGDVIHPHPTLSEGIMEALHDIHKACVHAV, from the coding sequence GTGAAGGTAGCAGTAATCGGTGGTGGTCCAGGGGGATATGTAGCTGCTATCAAGGCAGCAATGCTCGGAGCAGATGTTACTTTGATTGAGAAAAAAAGAGTAGGAGGAACCTGCTTAAATGTAGGCTGTATTCCTACCAAATCGTTATTAGCTTCTTCAGATACACTTGGAGTTGTAAGAGATGCCAAAAGTTACGGGATAAATATTGATGGCAACATTGAACCAGATATGCAAGCTATGATGAAGAGAAAAGATAAAATTGTAGAGCAGCTGGTGAAGGGAATAGAGTTTTTATTTGATAAAAAGGGTATCAACCTAATCAATGGGTTCGGTAAACTAATTGATAAAAATAAAATAGAGGTTACAAAAGAGGATGGATCTAAAGAAGAAGTTGAAGCCGATAAAATTATTTTAGCAACCGGTTCTGTGCCAATTGTTCCCCCAATCTTTCCTTATGATGGCAAAAAAATCATCACCAGTGATGAGGCCCTTTTCTTAGAGGAAGTACCACAGTCCATGATTATTGTTGGTGGCGGTGTAATTGGATGTGAGTTCGGACAATTCTTCAGTAAAATGGGCACAACGGTTACTATCGTTGAGATGGCAGAACAATTATTACCTCATGAGGATAAGGATGTCGCAAAACAGTTGGAAAGATCCTTCAAAAAAGATAAAATAAAGATGTTAACAGGACAAAAGATTAACAAATGTGAAGTACAGGACAATAAAGTCGTTGCATATTTAGAGGGAGACAAAACTGTAGAAGCTGACGTGATGTTGGTTTCTGTAGGTAGAAAACCCTATCTAGAAAATCTGGGGTTAGAAGATATAGGTGTCAATACAGAAAAAGGCAAGGTTGTCGTCAATAAAAAGATGGAAACAAATATTGAGGGCATTTATGCTATAGGCGATATTGTAGATACACCATTCTTAGCCCATGTAGCATCTAAAGAAGGTTTAATAGCAGCAGAAAATGCTTTAGGTGGGGACAAAACAGTTAGCTATAGAGCAGTACCTAGATGTATTTATACTGGACCTGAAGTAGCTGCTGTTGGTATAACTGAAAAAGAAGCAGAAGCCAAAGGTATGATCTATCATGTAGGAAAATTTGACTTCAGAGGATTAGGTAAAGCTCAGGCTATAGGGCACTTCCAAGGTTTTGTAAAGATCTTGGTGGATGATGAAGATATCATCATTGGAGCTGCCATTGTAGGGCCCCATGCTACCGATCTTTTAGCTGAACTTAGTTTGGCTGTTGAGTTACAGTTAACAGCTGAAAAGGTAGGAGATGTAATTCATCCTCACCCTACCTTATCGGAGGGTATTATGGAGGCATTACATGACATACATAAGGCTTGTGTGCATGCAGTATAG
- a CDS encoding methylenetetrahydrofolate reductase, which yields MSLLKEVLERGEFAVTAEMAPPKGIDLNHLMECARAIKGRVHGVNVTDFQSAVMRATSLVTCKLLKDEGLEPVLQMTGRDRNRIAIQGEFLAAGVFGIKNVLSLTGDHTVVGDHPQAKPVYDLDSVGILQTATIMMDGKDLVGNDLQGTPEFFLGACVTPRFDPVEAQILKMEKKINAGAKFFQTQAVFDIETMREFREKTKHLDTKVLAGIIPLKSAAMAKFMNNNVPGIYVPEELIERMKNTPKEQRVAEGIKIAGEFIQQLREENLCDGVHVMAIGAEENVPAILDAAGL from the coding sequence ATGAGTTTATTAAAAGAGGTATTAGAAAGAGGAGAATTTGCTGTAACTGCAGAAATGGCTCCACCAAAGGGAATAGACTTGAATCATTTAATGGAGTGTGCAAGAGCTATAAAGGGTAGAGTCCATGGTGTAAATGTAACTGACTTTCAATCGGCTGTTATGCGAGCTACTTCTTTAGTAACATGTAAGTTATTAAAGGATGAAGGATTAGAGCCAGTTTTACAAATGACCGGAAGGGATAGAAACAGAATAGCTATTCAGGGGGAATTTTTAGCAGCGGGGGTTTTCGGTATTAAAAATGTATTGTCCCTTACAGGAGACCATACAGTAGTTGGGGATCATCCTCAGGCAAAACCCGTTTATGATTTAGATAGTGTTGGGATTTTACAGACGGCAACTATTATGATGGATGGGAAAGACTTAGTAGGAAATGATCTGCAGGGAACTCCAGAATTTTTCTTGGGGGCATGTGTGACACCAAGGTTTGATCCTGTAGAAGCTCAAATATTAAAAATGGAAAAGAAAATCAACGCAGGAGCTAAATTCTTCCAAACTCAAGCAGTGTTTGATATAGAAACCATGAGGGAATTTAGAGAAAAAACAAAGCATCTAGATACAAAAGTTTTAGCAGGTATAATACCTCTTAAATCTGCTGCAATGGCGAAGTTTATGAACAACAACGTTCCAGGAATTTATGTGCCAGAGGAACTGATTGAAAGAATGAAAAACACGCCAAAGGAACAACGGGTTGCAGAAGGAATAAAAATTGCAGGAGAGTTTATTCAACAGCTTAGAGAAGAAAATCTATGCGATGGTGTACATGTTATGGCTATCGGTGCTGAAGAAAATGTACCTGCCATATTAGATGCAGCAGGATTATAA
- a CDS encoding bifunctional 5,10-methylenetetrahydrofolate dehydrogenase/5,10-methenyltetrahydrofolate cyclohydrolase: protein MGEIIKGKPVADKISEDLVREIEGLRGKGIQPKLSIVRVGARPDDLAYEKGALGRCKKVGVETEVIELAEDITQDKFIEELKRLNEDKAVNGILIFRPLPKHLDESVIKYVIAPEKDVDCLSPINVGKMTEGDNTGFPPCTPTAVVEILKHYGVELQGKDCAIIGASMVVGKPAALLLLNENATISVCHIFTKDSAKVASQADIVVVGVGVPRLVKENWIAEGAVVIDVGINVDDEGNLCGDVDFDGVKDKTSMITPVPGGVGSVTTSILAKHVVKACKQQNNL, encoded by the coding sequence ATGGGAGAGATTATTAAAGGCAAACCAGTTGCTGATAAAATCAGTGAAGACTTGGTTCGAGAAATTGAAGGATTAAGAGGTAAAGGGATACAACCTAAATTGTCTATTGTAAGAGTAGGAGCTAGACCAGATGACCTTGCCTATGAAAAGGGAGCTTTAGGTCGATGTAAGAAGGTGGGAGTCGAAACAGAAGTTATAGAACTAGCGGAAGATATTACTCAAGATAAATTTATAGAAGAGTTAAAAAGACTAAACGAAGATAAGGCTGTAAACGGAATACTTATTTTCAGACCACTTCCAAAGCACTTAGATGAAAGTGTTATCAAGTATGTTATTGCACCAGAGAAGGATGTTGATTGCTTAAGTCCAATTAATGTTGGGAAGATGACAGAGGGAGACAATACAGGATTTCCTCCTTGTACACCAACGGCAGTAGTAGAAATACTAAAGCATTATGGTGTAGAACTACAAGGTAAAGATTGTGCTATTATAGGGGCTTCCATGGTGGTAGGTAAACCTGCAGCCTTATTATTATTAAATGAAAATGCTACAATTTCTGTTTGTCATATCTTTACTAAGGATTCAGCTAAGGTGGCTAGCCAAGCTGATATTGTAGTAGTTGGGGTAGGAGTACCTAGATTAGTAAAAGAAAATTGGATTGCAGAAGGTGCTGTAGTAATTGATGTAGGTATTAATGTAGATGATGAAGGTAATCTATGTGGGGATGTAGATTTCGATGGTGTGAAAGATAAAACTTCCATGATTACACCAGTACCAGGTGGAGTAGGATCTGTTACCACATCTATATTAGCTAAACATGTAGTGAAGGCTTGCAAACAGCAAAATAATTTATAG
- the acsD gene encoding acetyl-CoA decarbonylase/synthase complex subunit delta — protein MAFKMSVQDYKGKINEVEVGKGEKAFKLGGTGTMAFYDFDGDTGNAPKVGIEILDIAPEEWIPSLQELYKDVAVNPVEWAKYVEKEFNPDFICLRFLGADPNGLDKSPEACGEIAKAVVEAITVPLVIAGTGNHDKDAKVFEKVAASVEGHNCLILAATEENYKAVGAAAGLAYGQKVGAESSVDINLAKQLNVLLGQLGVKYEDVIMHIGCSSVGYGFEYLISTIDRIRLAALGQNDKTLQMPIITPVSFETWNVKESIAEVEDAPEWGDREERGIGMEISTAASIMAVGADAVIVRHPKSLETIKSFVEALA, from the coding sequence GTGGCATTTAAAATGTCAGTACAGGATTATAAGGGAAAAATTAATGAAGTAGAAGTAGGAAAAGGTGAAAAGGCCTTTAAATTAGGTGGGACAGGAACCATGGCTTTTTATGATTTTGATGGGGACACAGGAAATGCACCTAAGGTTGGAATTGAAATTCTAGATATTGCACCAGAGGAATGGATACCTTCTTTACAGGAACTGTATAAGGATGTAGCAGTCAATCCTGTAGAATGGGCTAAATATGTGGAAAAAGAATTTAATCCTGATTTTATTTGTTTAAGGTTTTTAGGTGCTGATCCAAATGGATTAGATAAATCTCCAGAGGCGTGTGGAGAAATTGCCAAGGCTGTGGTAGAAGCAATTACTGTACCTTTGGTTATTGCTGGAACAGGAAATCATGATAAGGATGCTAAAGTTTTTGAGAAGGTTGCGGCTAGCGTAGAAGGACATAATTGTCTTATCTTGGCTGCTACAGAAGAAAACTATAAAGCGGTAGGAGCTGCTGCTGGATTAGCCTATGGTCAAAAGGTTGGAGCAGAATCCTCAGTTGATATTAACCTTGCAAAACAACTAAACGTATTACTAGGACAATTAGGTGTAAAATATGAAGATGTAATTATGCACATCGGTTGTTCATCCGTAGGATATGGATTTGAATATTTAATATCAACAATAGATAGAATTCGTTTAGCAGCACTAGGACAAAATGATAAAACCCTCCAAATGCCAATTATTACACCGGTATCCTTTGAGACATGGAATGTGAAGGAATCTATTGCAGAAGTAGAGGATGCACCAGAGTGGGGCGATAGAGAAGAGAGAGGTATTGGGATGGAAATTTCAACAGCAGCCAGCATTATGGCTGTAGGAGCTGACGCTGTAATTGTACGGCATCCAAAATCATTAGAGACAATCAAGAGCTTTGTAGAAGCTTTAGCATAA
- the acsB gene encoding acetyl-CoA decarbonylase/synthase complex subunit alpha/beta produces the protein MNLFNVIYAGSNQALSAAEGLLKQAIEEKGRDHKVVFPETAYSLPIIYAATGLKMTTLADLEGAIGVVKSLIVEEPRLEQALNAGLATAVSAEIIEAIKYALNETPYDAPCAGHITDATIRSLGVPLVTGDIPGVAVVLGKCPDSETAAKVIKDYQSKGLLTFLVGDIIDQAIEANVKMGLELRVIPLGYDVTSVIHVVSVAIRASLIFGGVEPGKLAEHMEYTKNRVPAFVNAFGPLSELVVSAGAGAIALGFPVITDQVVPEVPTLLLTQKDYDKIPATSLEARNIKIKVTEIPIPVGFAAAFEGERVRKDDLNVEFGGSKTECWELVRSRDLADIEDHKIEIIGPDIDEVEGTPKRLPLAILVEVAGKNMQEDFEPVLERRIHYFMNYTEGVMHVGQRDTTWIRINNDTFNSGFRLKHIGEVLYAKMRDEFDSVVDKCQVTIITDPEKVATMKEADAYPKYNARDERLASLTDESVDTFYSCLLCQSFAPAHVCVVTPERLGLCGAVSWLDAKATKELDPAGPCQPIAKEGVEDEIKGVWSAVNEHIAEKSQGAVERITLYSLMEDPMTSCGCFECIAGIMPEANGIVIVNREFGATTPVGMTFGELASMTGGGVQTPGFMGHGRYFISSKKFISAEGGPGRIVWMPKELKDYVSDKLNETAKEMYGIDNFTDMICDETIATDSEEVLNFLTEKGHPALTMDPLM, from the coding sequence ATGAATTTATTTAATGTTATTTATGCTGGTTCTAATCAAGCATTAAGTGCAGCAGAAGGTTTATTAAAGCAAGCTATTGAAGAAAAAGGCAGAGATCATAAGGTGGTTTTTCCTGAAACAGCTTATTCACTGCCAATTATTTATGCAGCAACAGGCTTGAAAATGACAACCTTAGCAGATTTAGAAGGAGCCATTGGTGTAGTAAAAAGTTTAATTGTTGAAGAACCACGTTTAGAGCAAGCTTTAAATGCAGGTCTTGCAACAGCAGTTTCAGCAGAAATTATCGAAGCCATCAAATATGCCTTAAATGAGACGCCCTATGATGCACCTTGTGCAGGTCATATCACAGATGCAACTATCCGTTCCTTAGGGGTTCCTCTAGTAACTGGAGATATTCCAGGTGTAGCCGTTGTTTTAGGAAAATGTCCTGATAGTGAAACAGCTGCAAAGGTAATCAAAGACTATCAATCTAAGGGATTACTTACCTTCTTAGTTGGAGACATCATTGATCAAGCTATAGAAGCTAATGTAAAAATGGGTCTAGAGCTAAGGGTTATTCCTTTAGGCTATGACGTTACCTCTGTAATCCATGTTGTATCTGTAGCCATCAGAGCAAGTCTTATCTTTGGTGGGGTTGAGCCTGGCAAATTGGCTGAACATATGGAATACACTAAAAATAGGGTACCAGCCTTTGTAAATGCCTTCGGACCATTAAGTGAGTTAGTAGTATCTGCAGGAGCAGGAGCTATCGCCCTTGGATTCCCAGTTATTACAGATCAAGTAGTACCAGAGGTACCAACATTATTATTGACACAAAAAGATTATGATAAAATCCCAGCTACTTCTTTAGAGGCTAGAAATATTAAGATTAAAGTAACAGAAATTCCAATTCCAGTAGGCTTTGCGGCAGCATTTGAAGGTGAAAGGGTTAGAAAAGATGATCTTAATGTTGAATTTGGAGGCTCTAAAACCGAATGTTGGGAGCTTGTTAGAAGTAGGGATCTAGCAGATATAGAAGATCATAAAATAGAAATAATAGGTCCTGACATTGATGAAGTAGAAGGAACACCAAAGAGACTTCCGTTAGCGATATTAGTAGAGGTAGCGGGTAAAAACATGCAGGAAGATTTTGAACCTGTTTTAGAAAGACGTATTCACTACTTCATGAACTACACAGAAGGGGTTATGCACGTAGGACAAAGGGATACTACTTGGATTCGTATTAATAATGATACCTTTAATAGTGGCTTTAGATTAAAGCATATTGGTGAAGTTTTATATGCTAAGATGAGGGATGAATTTGACTCTGTAGTAGATAAATGTCAAGTTACCATTATCACTGATCCTGAGAAGGTTGCTACCATGAAGGAGGCTGACGCATATCCTAAATATAATGCAAGAGATGAAAGACTTGCATCCTTAACCGATGAAAGTGTAGATACCTTCTACTCCTGCTTATTATGTCAATCCTTTGCACCAGCCCATGTATGTGTTGTAACACCAGAAAGATTGGGACTTTGTGGAGCTGTAAGCTGGTTAGATGCTAAGGCTACAAAGGAACTAGATCCTGCAGGTCCATGTCAGCCAATTGCTAAAGAAGGTGTTGAAGACGAAATAAAGGGAGTTTGGAGTGCTGTTAATGAGCATATTGCTGAAAAATCTCAAGGCGCTGTAGAAAGAATTACGCTGTATAGTTTAATGGAAGATCCTATGACATCCTGTGGATGCTTTGAGTGTATTGCAGGAATTATGCCTGAAGCTAATGGTATTGTTATTGTAAATAGAGAATTTGGTGCAACAACACCTGTTGGTATGACCTTTGGTGAACTTGCTTCCATGACCGGTGGTGGGGTTCAAACACCTGGATTTATGGGACACGGTAGATACTTTATTTCTTCTAAGAAGTTTATCTCTGCTGAAGGTGGACCAGGACGTATTGTATGGATGCCAAAAGAACTAAAGGATTATGTAAGTGATAAATTAAATGAAACAGCAAAAGAAATGTATGGAATTGATAATTTCACAGACATGATTTGTGATGAAACAATTGCAACAGATTCAGAAGAAGTATTAAACTTCCTAACAGAAAAAGGACACCCAGCATTAACTATGGATCCATTAATGTAA
- a CDS encoding methylenetetrahydrofolate reductase C-terminal domain-containing protein codes for MIISQKKPMEEILKFLEKSSKVIITGCSECASVCKVGGEEEVQEMKERLEVEGKEILGTTVLDGACNFLNTRKDLKQFKEEIKEADAILSLSCGDGTQTIAKAAKIHVYPGTDTMFIGEIERIGQFEEACKACGECELGWTASICPITKCAKGLINGPCGGARDRKCEVGTENDCAWIMIYEKLKESGELANMMEMRAPKDFQKSNSPRKINLKEQNKQTVEA; via the coding sequence ATGATTATTTCACAAAAAAAACCTATGGAAGAAATTTTAAAGTTCTTAGAGAAAAGTTCCAAGGTTATTATTACAGGATGTAGTGAATGTGCTTCTGTATGTAAGGTAGGGGGAGAAGAAGAAGTACAGGAAATGAAGGAGCGTTTAGAAGTAGAGGGAAAAGAAATTTTAGGAACTACTGTGTTAGATGGTGCCTGTAACTTTTTAAATACAAGAAAAGATTTAAAGCAATTTAAAGAAGAAATAAAGGAAGCTGATGCTATACTTTCCTTATCCTGTGGTGACGGTACTCAAACCATAGCTAAAGCTGCTAAGATTCATGTTTATCCAGGAACAGATACTATGTTTATTGGGGAGATAGAGAGAATTGGACAATTTGAAGAAGCCTGTAAAGCCTGTGGCGAGTGTGAACTAGGCTGGACCGCATCCATTTGTCCTATAACAAAATGTGCTAAAGGATTAATCAATGGGCCATGCGGTGGGGCTAGGGATAGAAAGTGTGAAGTTGGTACAGAGAATGACTGTGCTTGGATCATGATTTATGAAAAACTAAAGGAATCTGGAGAATTAGCTAACATGATGGAAATGAGGGCACCAAAAGATTTCCAAAAATCAAATAGTCCTAGAAAAATAAATCTAAAAGAACAAAACAAACAAACTGTAGAAGCTTAG
- the acsC gene encoding acetyl-CoA decarbonylase/synthase complex subunit gamma → MALTGLDIFKLTPKKNCKDCGFPTCLAFSMKVAAGAMEIEKCPHMSPESLEKLSEATAPPMRAVKIGKGDNEYTLGGETVLFRHEKTFVNRNRFAVIFTDAMTEEEIDGKLANIKKVNYVRIGENMGVEIAALKYTSNKEQYINLIKKVKDSGANLAYMLICEDVDVLKEALELVKDENPAIYGATKDNYEAMVELAKGSKLPLGIKAENLEGLYDLAEKVQGLDYKELLLAVEGGTVKETFRNVVQIRRTALKEQDRKFGYPSVVFVNELANKDKNMEIALASLFTLKYGSIIVLDDIDYSKALPLFALRQNAFTDPQRPMRVEPDVYSVNGADENAPVLVTVDFALTYFIVAGEIERSKVPVWLAIPDAGGYSVLTAWAAGKFGGSSISKFIKESGIADKTKSRKLIIPGLVAVLKGEIEDELPGWEIIVGTEEAMHLPKFLKELKASEEAALA, encoded by the coding sequence ATGGCTTTGACAGGATTAGATATATTTAAGTTAACACCTAAAAAGAACTGTAAAGATTGTGGATTTCCAACTTGCTTAGCATTTTCCATGAAGGTTGCAGCTGGGGCAATGGAGATAGAAAAATGTCCGCATATGAGTCCAGAATCATTAGAAAAATTATCTGAAGCAACAGCACCTCCAATGAGGGCTGTAAAAATAGGTAAGGGTGATAATGAATATACATTAGGCGGAGAAACGGTTCTTTTCCGTCATGAGAAAACCTTTGTTAATAGAAATAGATTTGCAGTAATCTTTACTGATGCTATGACAGAAGAAGAAATTGATGGAAAATTAGCCAATATTAAAAAGGTAAACTATGTACGAATTGGTGAAAACATGGGGGTAGAGATAGCTGCTTTAAAGTACACCTCCAATAAAGAGCAATACATAAACTTAATTAAAAAAGTGAAGGATAGCGGTGCTAACCTAGCTTATATGCTGATTTGTGAAGATGTTGACGTACTTAAAGAAGCTTTAGAATTAGTAAAAGATGAAAACCCTGCTATCTATGGTGCTACAAAAGATAACTACGAGGCTATGGTGGAATTAGCAAAAGGAAGCAAGCTTCCATTGGGTATAAAGGCTGAAAATCTAGAAGGGCTTTATGATTTAGCAGAAAAAGTGCAGGGATTAGATTATAAAGAATTATTATTGGCAGTAGAAGGTGGAACAGTTAAGGAAACCTTTAGAAATGTTGTTCAGATAAGAAGAACAGCTTTAAAGGAGCAGGATAGAAAGTTTGGTTATCCTTCCGTTGTATTTGTTAATGAATTAGCTAATAAAGACAAAAATATGGAGATTGCCTTAGCATCTCTATTCACATTAAAGTATGGTTCAATTATCGTATTAGATGATATTGATTATAGCAAGGCATTACCATTGTTTGCTTTAAGACAAAATGCATTTACTGATCCTCAAAGACCAATGAGGGTAGAACCAGATGTTTATAGTGTCAATGGCGCTGATGAAAACGCACCAGTGCTAGTGACTGTGGACTTTGCCCTAACCTACTTTATTGTAGCCGGTGAAATAGAAAGATCAAAGGTGCCGGTATGGTTAGCAATTCCCGATGCTGGAGGTTATTCTGTACTTACTGCATGGGCTGCCGGTAAATTTGGTGGTTCTAGCATCTCTAAATTCATTAAAGAAAGTGGCATAGCTGATAAAACAAAATCTAGAAAATTAATTATTCCTGGACTAGTTGCTGTTCTTAAGGGAGAAATTGAAGATGAGCTGCCAGGCTGGGAGATTATCGTAGGAACAGAGGAAGCAATGCATCTTCCAAAATTTTTAAAGGAATTAAAGGCCAGTGAAGAAGCTGCTCTTGCATAG
- a CDS encoding cyclodeaminase/cyclohydrolase family protein, translating into MKLVDKSCREFTNVLSSKAAVPGGGGAAALVGGLGAALGGMVCNLTIGKKKYAQYEEEVKEILRKTEELQEDLLKMIDEDAENFLPLSKAYGLPKNTEEERAEKERVLQEALKIACEVPIKIVRTSYEAIKLHEALVDKASKLAISDVGVGVQCLRSALISGQLNVIINISMIKDDDYVKRVKEETDTLVAEGTKIADEVYKKVEAILS; encoded by the coding sequence ATGAAATTAGTAGATAAAAGCTGTAGGGAATTTACTAATGTCCTCTCCTCTAAAGCTGCTGTGCCTGGAGGTGGAGGAGCAGCAGCTTTAGTAGGAGGACTGGGGGCTGCTTTAGGAGGAATGGTTTGCAACTTAACCATAGGCAAGAAAAAATATGCACAATATGAAGAAGAAGTTAAAGAAATTTTAAGGAAAACAGAAGAATTACAAGAAGATTTACTTAAGATGATAGACGAAGATGCAGAAAACTTTTTACCTCTTTCGAAAGCCTATGGACTCCCCAAAAACACTGAGGAAGAAAGGGCTGAAAAAGAAAGAGTATTACAAGAAGCCTTAAAGATTGCTTGTGAAGTACCTATTAAAATTGTAAGAACCTCCTATGAAGCTATCAAACTCCACGAAGCATTGGTGGACAAAGCCTCTAAATTAGCTATAAGTGATGTAGGTGTAGGGGTACAGTGCTTAAGGTCAGCTTTAATAAGTGGTCAACTAAATGTTATTATTAACATTAGCATGATTAAAGACGATGACTATGTGAAAAGGGTTAAAGAAGAAACCGACACTCTAGTAGCAGAAGGAACAAAAATTGCTGATGAGGTGTATAAAAAGGTAGAAGCAATCCTTTCGTAA
- a CDS encoding ATP-binding protein: MGYTIAVAGKGGTGKTTLTGLLIDYLVKNGEKPILAVDADANANLNEVLGEEVEVTIGEIREEVSKRENTGNNFPGGMTKAQYLKYRLNAGMIEGRGYDLLVMGRSEGQGCYCYVNGMLREQIDSLADSYKYLVIDNEAGMEHLSRKTTKYIDTLLLVSDASRRGIQAVARINQLVKELELNVANIYLIVNRVPNGQLKEDTIEEIEKQGLNLLGVVPMDQQIYEYDAQGMPTVTLPEDSISKRALNNIFSKIQFKK, encoded by the coding sequence ATGGGATACACAATTGCTGTAGCAGGTAAAGGTGGAACAGGAAAAACAACATTGACAGGGCTTTTAATAGACTACTTAGTAAAGAATGGTGAAAAGCCTATTTTAGCGGTGGATGCCGATGCCAATGCCAATTTAAATGAAGTGCTAGGGGAAGAGGTAGAGGTTACCATTGGAGAAATAAGAGAAGAGGTTAGTAAACGAGAAAATACAGGAAACAATTTTCCTGGTGGAATGACAAAAGCCCAATATCTAAAGTATCGCTTGAATGCTGGGATGATAGAAGGTAGAGGCTATGATTTGTTGGTAATGGGTCGTTCTGAAGGGCAGGGGTGTTACTGTTATGTAAATGGTATGTTAAGGGAGCAAATTGATTCCCTTGCCGATAGCTATAAATACTTAGTTATTGATAATGAGGCTGGCATGGAACACTTAAGCAGAAAAACAACAAAATATATCGATACCCTACTATTGGTTAGTGATGCATCAAGGCGGGGAATTCAAGCGGTGGCTAGAATTAATCAACTGGTGAAGGAACTAGAATTAAATGTAGCAAATATTTATCTAATTGTAAATAGAGTACCTAATGGACAGTTAAAAGAAGATACAATAGAAGAGATAGAAAAGCAAGGACTAAATCTACTTGGGGTAGTACCTATGGATCAACAAATATATGAATATGATGCTCAGGGTATGCCGACAGTAACCTTACCAGAGGATTCCATATCAAAAAGGGCATTGAATAATATATTTTCAAAAATCCAGTTTAAAAAGTAA
- the acsE gene encoding carbon monoxide dehydrogenase/acetyl-CoA synthase methytransferase subunit — MEKFLVIGERIHCISPVIRKALAERNPEPILKRAKEQIEAGADYVDVNIGPAEKDGEELMTWAVQLIQSEFDNVPLALDTVNRKAIEAGLKVYNNEKGKAIINSADAGPRIDLFDLAAQYDAKIIGLCAKEGIPRDCEERIAYCTEMLEKAMELGMDPSDILFDPLFLVVKGMQEKQSEVLEAIRQITEMGLKTTGGLSNISNGAPKHVRPIMDAAFAAMAMQCGLSSAIINPCDKELMDTIKTCDVIKNNILYADSYLDL, encoded by the coding sequence ATGGAAAAGTTTCTGGTAATTGGTGAAAGAATACATTGTATTTCACCAGTCATAAGAAAAGCATTAGCAGAAAGAAACCCAGAGCCAATCTTAAAAAGAGCAAAGGAACAAATAGAAGCTGGAGCTGACTATGTAGATGTTAACATAGGGCCTGCTGAAAAAGACGGAGAAGAATTGATGACTTGGGCTGTTCAATTAATTCAGTCAGAGTTTGACAACGTTCCTCTAGCACTGGATACTGTAAACAGAAAGGCAATCGAGGCTGGGTTAAAGGTGTATAACAATGAAAAGGGTAAGGCTATTATTAACTCAGCAGATGCTGGGCCTAGAATTGATTTATTTGATTTAGCAGCTCAATATGATGCTAAAATTATTGGTTTATGTGCTAAAGAAGGTATTCCAAGGGATTGTGAAGAGCGTATTGCCTATTGTACAGAAATGCTAGAAAAGGCAATGGAACTAGGAATGGATCCTAGCGACATCTTATTTGACCCATTATTCTTAGTAGTAAAGGGTATGCAGGAGAAACAATCAGAGGTTTTAGAAGCAATTAGACAAATTACAGAGATGGGATTAAAAACTACTGGAGGATTAAGTAATATTTCCAATGGTGCGCCTAAGCATGTGAGACCAATTATGGACGCAGCCTTTGCAGCTATGGCGATGCAATGTGGACTTTCTTCAGCCATCATTAATCCATGTGATAAAGAATTAATGGATACCATCAAAACCTGTGATGTAATAAAAAACAATATTTTATATGCTGATTCTTATCTAGATTTATAA